One part of the Actinomyces howellii genome encodes these proteins:
- the guaA gene encoding glutamine-hydrolyzing GMP synthase, giving the protein MDLTSNQRPADMERVTNPELADAFIADAVEAVRAQVGGGKVLLALSGGVDSSVVAALLVKAIGKQLISVHVNHGLMRKGESEEVIEVFRDGMGANLIYVDASDRFLGLLEGVADPETKRKLIGGEFVNVFAEEAARLEGVGFLGQGTIYPDILESEEGVKAHHNVGGLPQDMDFELVEPVKLLYKDEVRVVGRQLGLPESMVERQPFPGPGLGVRCLGAITRDRLEALREADAVVREEIEAAGEDIWQYFCVVPDMRATGVRDGRRAFDWTVIIRCVNTVDAMTAEVPELDWPLLRRITARVLAEVPGVCRVAYDLTPKPVGTIEWE; this is encoded by the coding sequence GTGGACCTCACCTCCAACCAGCGCCCCGCCGACATGGAGCGCGTGACCAACCCCGAGCTGGCGGACGCCTTCATCGCCGATGCCGTCGAGGCGGTGCGCGCGCAGGTCGGCGGCGGCAAGGTCCTGCTCGCCCTGTCCGGCGGCGTCGACTCCTCCGTCGTCGCCGCGCTGCTCGTCAAGGCGATCGGCAAGCAGCTGATCAGCGTCCACGTCAACCACGGCCTCATGCGTAAGGGCGAGTCCGAGGAGGTGATCGAGGTCTTCCGGGACGGGATGGGAGCCAACCTCATCTACGTCGACGCCTCGGACCGGTTCCTGGGCCTGCTGGAGGGCGTGGCCGATCCCGAGACCAAGCGCAAACTCATCGGAGGGGAGTTCGTCAACGTCTTCGCCGAGGAGGCCGCCAGGCTCGAGGGCGTCGGCTTCCTGGGGCAGGGCACCATCTACCCCGACATCCTCGAGTCCGAGGAGGGCGTCAAGGCCCACCACAACGTCGGCGGCCTGCCTCAGGACATGGACTTCGAGCTGGTCGAGCCGGTCAAGCTGCTCTACAAGGACGAGGTGCGTGTGGTTGGCAGGCAGCTCGGCCTGCCGGAGTCCATGGTGGAGCGCCAGCCCTTCCCGGGGCCGGGACTCGGGGTGCGCTGCCTGGGTGCGATCACTCGCGACCGGCTGGAGGCGCTGCGTGAGGCCGACGCCGTCGTCCGTGAGGAGATCGAGGCCGCCGGGGAGGACATCTGGCAGTACTTCTGCGTCGTGCCGGACATGCGCGCCACCGGTGTGCGCGACGGTCGGCGCGCTTTCGACTGGACCGTCATCATCCGCTGCGTCAACACGGTCGACGCCATGACCGCCGAGGTGCCCGAGCTCGACTGGCCGCTGCTGCGGCGGATCACCGCCCGCGTCCTGGCGGAGGTTCCCGGCGTGTGCCGGGTGGCCTACGACCTGACTCCCAAGCCCGTGGGCACCATCGAGTGGGAGTGA
- a CDS encoding DUF4230 domain-containing protein, protein MGWGLLAVLLVGGGFSAGVMYADWGDPEVTAQGIEQQISTCSELTTVKLTETGIVHYEDGMIPLIDKTTFNMVYKADVRVGVDLSEVDVSVDGKVITVALPRASVQEVGIDPASISLYDKSFTLVDGASEEDLATAIADAEADVAKNLDDDTLIETADQQAQDVITGLLSPLTDAAQGYTIEFVVEDSAPGQ, encoded by the coding sequence GTGGGGTGGGGTCTTCTCGCCGTGCTGCTCGTGGGCGGAGGGTTCAGTGCGGGTGTCATGTACGCCGACTGGGGCGATCCTGAGGTGACCGCGCAGGGCATCGAGCAGCAGATCTCGACCTGCTCCGAGCTGACCACGGTCAAGCTCACCGAGACCGGGATCGTCCACTACGAGGACGGCATGATCCCCTTGATCGACAAGACGACCTTCAACATGGTGTACAAGGCAGACGTCCGGGTCGGGGTCGACCTCTCAGAAGTTGACGTGAGTGTCGACGGCAAGGTCATCACGGTGGCACTGCCCAGAGCCTCGGTGCAGGAGGTCGGGATCGACCCGGCCAGCATCTCGCTGTACGACAAGAGCTTCACCCTCGTCGACGGCGCGAGCGAGGAGGACCTTGCGACCGCGATCGCCGACGCTGAGGCCGACGTCGCCAAGAACCTCGACGACGACACGCTCATCGAGACCGCCGACCAGCAGGCTCAGGACGTCATCACGGGCCTCCTGTCCCCGCTGACCGATGCCGCGCAGGGGTACACCATCGAGTTCGTTGTCGAGGACTCGGCTCCGGGCCAGTGA
- a CDS encoding SIR2 family NAD-dependent protein deacylase, producing the protein MSQQERTVDGPVPTGRTAPAHLDELAQALEQAEAVIVGAGAGLSAAAGLTYSGERFTRLFPDFIARYGLTDMYSAGFHPFPSPEVRWAYWSRHIWHNRYEPGPLPTYARLVRLLAGREHTVITTNVDHQFQLAGADRTRLFYTQGDYGLWQCSVPCHVATYDNEETVREMVLRQRDLQVPGELVPHCPVCGEPLAMNLRVDASFVQDEGWHEAAERHRAFLTAHQGERVLLLELGVGANTPAIIKYPFWAMTADNPHATYACLNLGQVGAPSAIADRSVLIDADIDAALSALEPMLATAGRP; encoded by the coding sequence GTGAGCCAACAGGAGCGCACAGTCGACGGTCCGGTCCCCACCGGGCGGACCGCGCCGGCGCACCTGGACGAGCTGGCCCAGGCACTGGAGCAGGCCGAGGCCGTCATCGTCGGTGCCGGGGCCGGGTTGTCGGCCGCGGCGGGCCTGACCTACTCCGGTGAGCGCTTCACGCGGCTCTTCCCCGACTTCATCGCCCGTTACGGGCTGACCGACATGTACTCCGCCGGCTTCCACCCCTTCCCCAGCCCGGAGGTGCGCTGGGCGTACTGGAGCCGCCACATCTGGCACAACCGCTACGAGCCGGGTCCGCTGCCGACCTACGCCAGGCTCGTGCGGCTGCTGGCCGGCAGGGAGCACACCGTCATCACCACCAACGTCGACCACCAGTTCCAGCTGGCGGGAGCTGACAGGACACGGCTGTTCTACACGCAGGGCGACTACGGCCTGTGGCAGTGCTCGGTGCCCTGTCACGTGGCGACCTACGACAACGAGGAGACCGTGCGCGAGATGGTCCTGCGCCAGCGCGACCTGCAGGTGCCCGGCGAGCTCGTCCCGCACTGCCCGGTCTGCGGTGAGCCGCTGGCGATGAACCTGCGGGTCGACGCCAGCTTCGTCCAGGACGAGGGCTGGCACGAGGCCGCCGAGCGCCACCGGGCCTTCCTCACTGCCCACCAGGGCGAGCGCGTCCTCCTCCTCGAGCTCGGCGTGGGCGCCAACACGCCCGCGATCATCAAGTACCCGTTCTGGGCGATGACGGCGGACAACCCGCACGCCACCTACGCCTGCCTCAACCTCGGCCAGGTAGGGGCGCCGTCGGCCATCGCCGACCGGTCCGTCCTCATCGACGCCGACATCGACGCCGCCCTGAGCGCCCTGGAGCCGATGCTCGCCACGGCAGGACGGCCATGA
- a CDS encoding VOC family protein: MTQRIVPSLWFDHTALEGARFHVEAFRSALGGLAGEEPSTGVAHVSRYPLKGLADFQKEFAGDVLEVRYRLAGFELSAINAGDEFTMDPSVSLSVTLNPLALQDAPARLRALHAALLADGGRELMALKAYDFAPLYAWVQDRYGMTWQLAVGSDEPGEDTSDRAAVSIVPSLLFDGRDSLAAEALRTWVEVMDRAFGSSRLGQMSFYQRQDRQQADSLLHGTAVLAGVPVSAMDNGGEQDFGFSCALSLQVMCDTQEQVDTVWDGLSAVPEAEICGWLRDRFGVSWQVCPAGVTELMTRPGAFELMTTMTKPDLSRYEALTTD; this comes from the coding sequence ATGACGCAGCGCATCGTCCCCTCCCTCTGGTTCGACCACACCGCCTTGGAGGGCGCCCGCTTCCACGTCGAGGCCTTCCGCTCCGCCCTGGGCGGGCTCGCCGGCGAGGAGCCGAGCACCGGGGTGGCTCATGTCTCCCGCTACCCCCTTAAGGGCCTGGCCGACTTCCAGAAGGAGTTCGCCGGAGACGTCCTCGAGGTCCGCTACCGGCTCGCAGGCTTCGAGCTCTCGGCCATCAACGCCGGGGACGAGTTCACCATGGACCCCTCCGTGTCCCTGTCCGTCACGCTCAACCCCCTGGCCCTCCAGGACGCCCCGGCCCGCCTGCGCGCGCTGCACGCCGCGCTCCTGGCCGACGGCGGGCGTGAGCTCATGGCGCTCAAGGCCTACGACTTCGCCCCTCTGTACGCCTGGGTGCAGGACCGCTACGGCATGACGTGGCAGCTCGCCGTCGGCTCTGACGAGCCCGGGGAGGACACTTCCGACAGGGCCGCGGTGAGCATCGTGCCGTCGCTGCTCTTCGACGGCCGGGACTCCCTCGCCGCGGAGGCGCTGCGGACCTGGGTGGAGGTCATGGACCGCGCCTTCGGCTCCTCCCGCCTCGGGCAGATGAGCTTCTACCAGCGCCAGGACCGCCAGCAGGCGGACTCGCTGCTGCACGGCACCGCCGTCCTGGCGGGGGTGCCGGTCAGCGCCATGGACAACGGCGGCGAGCAGGACTTCGGGTTCTCCTGCGCCCTGTCCCTCCAGGTCATGTGCGACACCCAGGAGCAGGTCGACACGGTCTGGGACGGGCTCTCGGCGGTCCCGGAGGCCGAGATCTGCGGCTGGCTGCGGGACCGCTTCGGCGTGTCCTGGCAGGTGTGCCCCGCGGGCGTCACCGAGCTCATGACCCGCCCCGGCGCCTTCGAGCTCATGACGACGATGACCAAGCCCGACCTGTCCCGCTACGAGGCGCTCACCACCGACTGA
- a CDS encoding protein-ADP-ribose hydrolase translates to MTPKTPMTPQRRHELLTFLVTQLSAERGRPAQVPVDAAPEQLWALVRALLNTRPPQPCAGQVLQAQDELLQGLIADRGVSSIGDAEPSPSHPGLHLWRGDVTTLAVDAIVNAANSQMLGCWSPGHHCIDNAIHTFAGLQLRAECARIMEAQGHEEPTGRAVLTGAYNLPSRHVIHTVGPIAAGRPTAEHREQLASCYRSCLDLAEAHHLGSVAPCCVSTGVFGFPQEEAAGIAVSTVRDWLAEHGRSIEVVFTVFSDRDEDLYRGLLGLGPRGRTPLSTMPNTSL, encoded by the coding sequence ATGACGCCTAAGACGCCCATGACGCCACAGCGGCGACACGAGCTTCTCACCTTCCTCGTCACGCAGCTGTCCGCCGAGCGCGGCCGACCGGCACAGGTCCCGGTCGACGCCGCCCCCGAGCAGCTGTGGGCGCTCGTGCGGGCCCTGCTCAACACCCGTCCGCCCCAGCCCTGTGCCGGCCAGGTCCTCCAGGCCCAGGACGAGCTCCTCCAGGGCCTCATCGCCGACCGGGGCGTGAGCAGCATCGGGGACGCAGAGCCCTCCCCGTCCCATCCCGGCCTCCACCTGTGGCGCGGGGACGTGACCACCCTCGCGGTCGACGCGATCGTCAACGCCGCCAACTCCCAGATGCTCGGCTGCTGGTCTCCCGGCCACCACTGCATCGACAACGCCATCCACACCTTCGCCGGCCTCCAGCTGCGCGCCGAGTGCGCCCGGATCATGGAGGCCCAGGGGCACGAGGAGCCCACCGGGCGAGCCGTGCTCACCGGGGCGTACAACCTGCCCTCACGCCACGTCATCCACACGGTGGGACCCATTGCCGCAGGACGGCCCACCGCCGAGCACCGCGAGCAGCTCGCCTCGTGCTACCGCAGTTGCCTGGACCTGGCTGAGGCCCACCACCTGGGCTCGGTGGCGCCGTGCTGCGTGAGCACCGGGGTCTTCGGCTTCCCCCAGGAGGAGGCGGCCGGGATCGCCGTGAGCACGGTGAGAGACTGGCTCGCCGAGCACGGCCGGAGCATCGAGGTCGTCTTCACGGTCTTCTCCGACCGCGACGAGGACCTCTACCGGGGCCTGCTGGGGCTGGGCCCCCGGGGACGCACCCCCTTGTCCACGATGCCGAACACGTCACTGTGA
- a CDS encoding ABC-F family ATP-binding cassette domain-containing protein encodes MSRLPHASSSVVPGAHLRLDGVSYSYPGRRVLTDVSFTVSAGQRVGIIGSNGSGKTTLLHLVAGLLAPTAGTLAVSGSEEVRIGLLRQEAPFSPDSSVTQALERAVEPARRAAVRLEEAASALAREPEGIEAAAAYSRALETAEELGAWRTDARIAATVSGLGLACLDRGRQVGCLSGGQRARLALACLLLSAPEVLLLDEPTNHLDDDAVGFLVEVLTAWRGPVLMASHDRAFLDEAATHLIDLDPSPVPQAVAGPLLEEGPGSGIGVLRHTGSYSRYVVARAEAALRWQRRYDREQAEIARLRAAVRDEHTVGHEEWAARTEVRAAQKYYADRNARVVSRRVTEARARLEAAQAEQIRRPPSPLEFRLPATPETGCPAAACDDGPDDPVLVATGVGVTGRLAPTSLTARPGQRWLVTGPNGSGKSTLLAVLAGALVPTCGRVNRPHGDRVGLLAQDGGLADPVGRGPGRTAAQAYTDLVGAARAQEVPLTTFGLISPRDLDHPVEALSLGQIRRLALAALLADPPGILLLDEPTNHLALDLVTALEEALLTYPGAVVVASHDRWLRRRWSGEHLEIGPGAGLGRRSTGGPRSTLCEARVCWRSPLLRPAPGAG; translated from the coding sequence ATGTCACGCCTCCCGCACGCCTCCTCCTCCGTGGTCCCCGGCGCCCACCTGCGCCTGGACGGAGTCTCCTACTCCTACCCTGGCCGTCGGGTCCTCACCGACGTGTCCTTCACCGTCTCCGCCGGGCAGCGCGTCGGCATCATCGGGAGCAACGGTTCGGGCAAGACCACCCTGCTGCACCTCGTAGCCGGCCTCCTCGCACCGACGGCCGGGACCCTCGCCGTCAGTGGCTCCGAGGAGGTCAGGATCGGGCTGCTGCGTCAGGAGGCTCCCTTCTCACCGGACTCGTCAGTCACGCAGGCTCTGGAGCGTGCGGTGGAGCCGGCCCGACGCGCTGCCGTCAGGCTTGAGGAGGCGGCGTCCGCGCTGGCGCGCGAGCCGGAGGGCATCGAGGCCGCCGCGGCCTACTCCCGGGCGCTCGAGACCGCCGAGGAGCTCGGGGCCTGGCGGACCGACGCCCGGATCGCGGCGACCGTGTCCGGCCTGGGCCTGGCCTGCCTCGACCGAGGCAGGCAGGTGGGGTGCCTGTCGGGCGGGCAGCGGGCCCGGCTCGCCCTGGCCTGTCTCCTGCTGTCCGCCCCGGAGGTCCTCCTGCTCGACGAGCCGACGAACCATCTCGACGACGACGCCGTCGGTTTCCTCGTCGAGGTCCTCACCGCGTGGCGGGGGCCGGTCCTCATGGCGAGCCACGACCGAGCCTTCCTCGACGAGGCCGCGACCCACCTCATCGACCTCGATCCCTCCCCCGTCCCCCAGGCGGTCGCTGGCCCCCTGCTCGAGGAGGGGCCCGGCTCCGGCATCGGCGTCCTGCGCCACACCGGCTCCTACAGCCGCTACGTGGTCGCCCGAGCCGAGGCCGCGCTGCGCTGGCAGCGGCGCTACGACCGGGAGCAGGCCGAGATCGCCCGCCTGCGGGCGGCCGTCCGCGACGAGCACACCGTCGGCCACGAGGAGTGGGCGGCGCGCACCGAGGTCCGCGCTGCCCAGAAGTACTACGCGGACCGCAACGCCCGCGTCGTGTCTCGTCGCGTCACGGAAGCACGCGCCCGTCTGGAGGCCGCGCAGGCCGAGCAGATCCGCAGGCCCCCGTCCCCTCTCGAGTTCCGCCTGCCAGCCACCCCTGAGACCGGCTGCCCTGCCGCTGCCTGCGACGACGGGCCCGACGACCCCGTCCTCGTCGCGACAGGGGTGGGCGTGACCGGCCGGCTCGCACCGACCTCGCTGACCGCCCGTCCTGGGCAGAGGTGGCTCGTCACCGGGCCCAACGGCTCGGGCAAGTCGACCCTGCTCGCGGTCCTGGCCGGAGCACTCGTCCCCACCTGCGGCCGGGTGAACCGACCGCACGGTGACCGGGTGGGGCTCCTGGCCCAGGACGGCGGTCTGGCCGACCCCGTCGGACGCGGACCCGGACGCACCGCGGCGCAGGCCTACACCGACCTCGTCGGAGCGGCACGCGCCCAGGAGGTCCCCCTGACGACCTTCGGTCTGATCTCTCCGCGGGATCTCGACCATCCGGTGGAGGCGCTCAGCCTCGGCCAGATCCGACGCCTCGCCCTGGCCGCGCTCCTGGCAGACCCTCCCGGGATCCTCCTGCTCGACGAGCCGACCAACCACCTGGCCCTCGATCTCGTGACAGCCCTGGAGGAGGCGCTCCTGACCTACCCGGGTGCCGTCGTCGTGGCCTCCCACGACCGCTGGCTGCGCCGGCGCTGGTCCGGCGAGCACCTCGAGATCGGCCCTGGCGCAGGGCTCGGACGCCGAAGCACGGGCGGCCCTCGTTCCACCCTCTGTGAGGCTCGAGTATGCTGGAGGTCTCCGCTCTTGCGTCCGGCTCCCGGGGCTGGTTGA
- a CDS encoding GNAT family N-acetyltransferase, with protein sequence MHDRRSLAPAAELPLETKRLRLRLHDADDAGWLHELYSRPDVARYLLDEPWTEDVTRDKLAERLARTGLDEDRGALALVIEHEGVAIGDVALWLTDHEHRQGEIGWVLDPAHGGRGLATEAVRAVLTLGFEHYTLHRVTAQMDARNSASAALARRVGFRLEAHHVQDWFSKGEWTDTLIYALLASEYVGAGRSAGTSGPLG encoded by the coding sequence ATGCACGATCGGCGCAGCCTCGCTCCTGCCGCTGAGCTGCCGTTGGAGACCAAGCGGCTCCGGCTCCGCCTGCATGACGCAGACGACGCCGGATGGCTTCACGAGCTGTACTCACGACCTGACGTCGCCCGCTACCTGCTCGACGAGCCGTGGACCGAGGACGTCACCCGCGACAAGCTCGCCGAACGCCTTGCCAGGACCGGGCTCGATGAGGACAGGGGCGCGCTCGCGCTGGTCATCGAGCACGAGGGGGTCGCGATCGGGGACGTCGCTCTGTGGCTCACCGATCACGAGCACCGCCAGGGCGAGATCGGGTGGGTCCTCGACCCGGCACACGGTGGGCGCGGGCTTGCCACTGAAGCCGTCCGGGCAGTCCTCACCCTGGGGTTCGAGCACTACACGCTTCACCGCGTCACAGCGCAGATGGACGCCCGCAACAGCGCCTCCGCAGCACTCGCACGCCGCGTCGGCTTCCGGCTCGAGGCGCACCACGTCCAGGACTGGTTCAGCAAGGGCGAGTGGACCGACACCCTCATCTACGCGCTGCTGGCCTCGGAGTACGTGGGCGCAGGTCGCTCCGCAGGCACCTCCGGGCCGCTGGGCTGA
- a CDS encoding aldo/keto reductase, whose translation MEYTTLGGTGIRIPRLCIGGMSFGRVFPDFHQWVIDQPGTEAVIARALELGVNFIDTANVYAHGTSEEYIGTSLRNLGVKREEVVLASKVFFNDGALSRAAIEREIAGTLERLGTDYLDLYIIHRFDYGTPIEETMEALDRLVRDGRVRALGASAMYGYQLHSMQVVADEHGWTRFASMQNHYNLLYREDERELIPVCEQYGMSLTPYSPLASGHLTRATWDSESVRSTTDSTMRAKYDRARELDMPVISRVAELAERHGVPMADVALAWHWAKGVAAPIVGCSRPSRVDDAVRALDLVLSPEEVAYLEEPYLPHEVVGPLARPGDKELAGSTTARR comes from the coding sequence ATGGAGTACACGACACTGGGCGGCACTGGCATCCGGATCCCACGACTGTGCATCGGAGGGATGAGCTTCGGCCGGGTCTTCCCCGACTTTCACCAGTGGGTCATCGACCAGCCGGGCACCGAGGCCGTCATCGCCCGTGCCCTCGAGCTCGGCGTCAACTTCATCGACACCGCCAACGTCTACGCCCACGGGACGAGCGAGGAGTACATCGGCACCTCGCTGAGGAACCTGGGGGTCAAGCGCGAGGAGGTCGTGCTTGCCTCCAAGGTCTTCTTCAACGACGGGGCGCTCTCGCGAGCGGCCATCGAGCGGGAGATCGCCGGCACGCTCGAGCGCCTGGGCACCGACTACCTCGACCTCTACATCATCCACCGCTTCGACTACGGCACGCCGATCGAGGAGACGATGGAGGCCCTCGACCGCCTTGTGCGCGACGGCCGGGTGCGGGCCCTGGGCGCCTCGGCGATGTACGGCTACCAGCTGCACTCCATGCAGGTGGTCGCGGACGAGCACGGCTGGACCCGATTTGCCTCGATGCAGAACCACTACAACCTGCTCTACCGGGAGGACGAGCGCGAGCTCATCCCCGTGTGCGAGCAGTACGGCATGTCGCTGACCCCCTACAGCCCGCTCGCCTCGGGGCACCTCACGCGCGCCACCTGGGACTCCGAGTCCGTGCGCTCGACGACCGACTCCACGATGCGGGCCAAGTACGACCGGGCGCGCGAGCTCGACATGCCTGTCATCTCCCGGGTCGCCGAGCTCGCCGAGCGTCACGGGGTGCCCATGGCCGACGTGGCCCTGGCCTGGCACTGGGCCAAGGGCGTGGCCGCGCCGATCGTCGGCTGCTCGCGGCCCAGCCGCGTCGACGACGCCGTGCGCGCCCTCGACCTCGTGCTCTCCCCGGAGGAGGTCGCCTACCTCGAGGAGCCCTACCTGCCCCACGAGGTCGTCGGCCCGCTGGCCCGGCCGGGGGA